The following are encoded in a window of Vigna unguiculata cultivar IT97K-499-35 chromosome 8, ASM411807v1, whole genome shotgun sequence genomic DNA:
- the LOC114194612 gene encoding probable serine/threonine-protein kinase PBL2, which translates to MGNCCRKPVAHVSSTSFFGGSKSRSKTKENSKSSEGKAPLKTSGSNVDKPISSNLKSFTFNELKEATKNFRQENLIGEGGFGFVYKGWIDENTYAPTRPGTGIVVAIKKLKPESFQGHREWLAEVNYLSQLHHENLVKLIGYCSDGKNRLLVYEFMHKGSLENHLFRRGVQPIPWTIRINIAVAVARGLTFLHTLDANVIYRDLKAANILLDSDFNPKLSDFGLARDGPTGDNTHVSTRVIGTHGYAAPEYVATGHLTPRSDVYSFGVVLLELLTGRRVVEDERPGFSEETLVDWARPFLSDSRRILRIMDTRLGGQYSKRGAQAAATLALQCLNADPKHRPTMVNVLAALEALSSSNSFPRTPKSGTENHTTKHSSHSQKSAVNNNRL; encoded by the exons ATGGGAAACTGCTGCAGAAAACCAGTGGCTCATGTGTCTTCCACAAGTTTCTTTG GAGGCTCAAAGTCTCGAAGTAAGACAAAAGAGAACTCAAAATCTAGTGAAGGAAAAGCTCCTTTAAAAACTTCAGGATCAAATGTTGACAAACCCATCTCCAGTAACCTAAAGTCTTTCACCTTCAATGAACTAAAAGAGGCCACTAAGAATTTCAGGCAAGAAAACTTGATTGGAGAAGGAGGGTTTGGGTTTGTATACAAGGGATGGATAGATGAGAACACTTATGCTCCCACAAGACCAGGGACTGGAATTGTTGTGGCCATCAAAAAACTTAAACCAGAAAGTTTTCAAGGCCACAGAGAATGGCTG GCAGAAGTCAATTATCTAAGCCAGCTTCACCATGAAAATCTGGTGAAACTTATTGGTTACTGTTCAGATGGTAAAAACAGGCTTCTAGTTTATGAGTTTATGCATAAAGGAAGTTTGGAAAATCATTTATTCAGAA GAGGTGTTCAGCCTATTCCCTGGACTATCCGGATCAACATTGCAGTTGCTGTTGCAAGAGGATTAACATTTTTACATACCCTCGATGCAAATGTTATATACCGTGATTTAAAGGCAGCCAACATCCTACTTGATTCG GATTTCAACCCAAAGCTTTCGGATTTTGGCTTGGCAAGAGATGGTCCTACAGGAGACAACACTCATGTTTCAACCAGAGTTATTGGTACTCATGGTTATGCTGCACCAGAGTATGTAGCTACAG GTCATTTGACCCCAAGGAGTGATGTATACAGTTTTGGAGTTGTGTTGTTGGAGTTACTTACAGGAAGGCGTGTAGTCGAAGATGAAAGACCTGGATTTTCAGAAGAAACATTGGTGGATTGGGCAAGGCCATTCCTGAGTGATAGCAGAAGAATTTTGAGAATCATGGACACAAGATTAGGTGGCCAATACTCCAAGAGAGGAGCACAAGCCGCAGCAACACTTGCACTACAATGTCTAAATGCAGATCCAAAACACAGACCAACTATGGTGAATGTTCTAGCAGCATTGGAAGCACTAAGTTCCTCAAATTCATTTCCAAGGACCCCAAAATCTGGAACTGAGAATCATACAACAAAGCATTCTAGTCATTCTCAAAAATCAGCTGTAAATAATAACAGACTATGA
- the LOC114194610 gene encoding cyclin-dependent kinase C-2-like — translation MAIAAPGQLNVNESPTCGSRSVDCFEKLEQIGEGTYGQVYMAKEIKTGEIVALKKIRMDNEREGFPITAIREIKILKKLHHENVIKLKEIVTSPGPEKDEQGRPDGNKYRGGIYMVFEYMDHDLTGLADRPGMRFTVPQIKCYMRQLLTGLHYCHVNQVLHRDIKGSNLLIDNEGNLKLADFGLARSFSNDQNANLTNRVITLWYRPPELLLGTTKYGPAVDMWSVGCIFAELLQGKPIFPGKDEPEQLNKIYELCGAPTEINWPGVSKIPYYNKFMPTRPMKRRLREVFRHFDHHALELLEKMLTLDPAQRITAKDALDAEYFWTDPLPCDPKSLPKYESSHEFQTKKKRQQQRQNEEMAKRQKMQHPQQHSRLPPIQQPGQHGQMRSGPNQQIHGSQPPVAAGPTHHYGKPRGPSGGPGRYPPNGNQGGGYNHPNRGGQGGGYGTGPYPPQGRGAPYGSNNMPSGGPRGGGGGGGGGGSGYGVGAPNYPQQGGPYGGSAAGRGSNMMGGNRNQQQYGWQQ, via the exons ATGGCTATTGCAGCTCCAGGGCAATTGAACGTTAATGAATCGCCCACTTGTGGATCCAGAAGTGTCGATTGCTTCGAGAAACTGGAGCAAATTGGCGAAGGCACATATGG TCAGGTTTACATGGCTAAAGAGATCAAAACTGGTGAAATTGTTGCTCTGAAGAAAATACGTATGGACAATGAGAGAGAGGGG TTTCCTATAACTGCTATACGAGAAATCAAAATTCTTAAGAAACTACATCATGAAAATGTGATCAAGCTGAAAGAAATTGTGACTTCTCCAG gtCCTGAGAAAGATGAACAGGGGAGGCCAG ATGGTAACAAATATAGAGGTGGCATCTATATGGTCTTTGAATACATGGACCACGATTTAACTGGCCTTGCTGACCGACCTGGGATGAGATTTACAGTTCCCCAAATTAAA TGTTACATGAGACAACTGTTGACGGGGCTTCACTATTGTCATGTAAATCAAGTACTCCATCGTGATATCAAAG GCTCAAATCTTCTTATAGACAATGAGGGAAACCTTAAGCTTGCAGATTTTGGACTAGCACGATCATTTTCTAATGACCAAAATGCTAATCTTACAAATCGTGTCATTACATTATGGTACAG ACCTCCTGAGTTGCTGCTTGGGACAACAAAGTATGGGCCTGCTGTAGATATGTGGTCAGTTGGGTGCATTTTTGCTGAGCTTCTTCAGGGGAAGCCTATCTTTCCTGGAAAAGATGAG CCagaacaattaaataaaatatatgagctGTGTGGAGCACCAACTGAAATCAACTGGCCTGGGGTTTCTAAGATAccttattataataaatttatgccAACAAGGCCAATGAAAAGACGTTTGAGGGAAGTTTTCCGGCA TTTTGATCATCATGCTCTCGAGTTGTTGGAGAAGATGTTGACACTTGATCCAGCACAG AGAATTACTGCGAAAGATGCACTTGATGCTGAGTATTTCTGGACAGATCCATTACCATGTGACCCCAAGAG TTTACCCAAGTACGAGTCATCACATGAGTTTCAGACAAAGAAAAAGCGCCAACAACAACGGCAAAATGAAGAAATGGCTAAGCGTCAGAAAATGCAGCACCCACAGCAGCACAGTCGTCTTCCCCCCATTCAGCAGCCCGGACAACATGGTCAAATGCGGTCAGGACCAAACCAACAGATTCATGGCTCTCAACCCCCAGTTGCTGCAGGACCTACTCATCATTATGGCAAGCCTAGAGGTCCATCTGGTGGACCAGGAAGATATCCTCCCAATGGAAACCAAGGCGGAGGATACAATCACCCAAATCGAGGAGGTCAAGGTGGTGGTTATGGCACGGGACCTTATCCTCCCCAAGGGCGGGGTGCACCTTATGGGTCCAATAACATGCCTAGTGGTGGTCCCcgtggtggcggtggtggtggtggcggcggGGGCAGTGGCTATGGAGTTGGAGCTCCAAATTATCCCCAACAAGGTGGTCCATATGGGGGTTCGGCAGCTGGTCGTGGCTCAAACATGATGGGTGGAAACCGCAATCAACAGCAGTATGGTTGGCAGCAGTAA